Within the Pseudoxanthomonas sp. Root65 genome, the region GATGTCGCTCGCAAGGCCCGGAGCAATCGCAAGAGCACTATGGATTCCGGCTTTCGCCGGAATGACGGCCCAAGCGCGGTTGGGGAGGTGTGCTGATGCCCTTCGTCGCCGCCACCCGCTCGCTCGGCCGCGCCGGCCTGTTTTCGCTGTCGGTGTTCCGCGCCTCGAAGCCGACCCGCGACTTCTTCGCCGAGCTGACCCGCGAGATCTACAAGATCGGTGGGCGCTCGCTGCCCATAATCGCCGTGGGCGGCGCGTTCGTGGGCCTGGTGCTGACCCTGCAAGGCTACCGCACGCTGACCACGTTCGGCGCCAGCGATGCGCTGTCCACGCTGCTGGGCCTGTCGCTGTACCGGGAACTCGGCCCGGTGCTGACCGCGCTGCTGTTCATCGGCCGCGCCGGCAGTTCGATCGCCGCCGAGCTGGGCCTGATGCGCGCCACCGACCAGATCAAGGCGCTGGAACTGATGGCTATCGATCCGGTCGCCAAGGCGGTGGCCCCGCGCTTCTGGGCGGCGGTGCTGACGGTGCCGCTGCTGACCGGCTTCTTCTGCTCGCTGGCGATCAGCGCCAGCTACTTCGAAGCCGTGCACGTGCTCGGCCTCGACAACGGCACGTTCTGGTCGGCACTGCAGAACAGCGTGGATTTCTGGGACGACTTCGGCGTGGCCTTGCTGAAGTCGGCCGTGTTCGGCGGCACCGCCGCGCTGGTCGCCGCGTACGTGGGTTTCCACGCCGAACCGACCATCGAGGGCACGTCGGTGGCCACCACCCGCGCGGTGGTGAACGCCTCGCTGCTGGTGCTGATGTTCAATTTCGTCATGTCTGCATTGCTGTTCAGGAGCTGACCCCATGTCCGTCCGTGGACCCCGTCTTGAGTTCGCCGTCGGCGCCTTCCTGCTGCTGGCCCTGGCCTCGCTGCTGGTGCTGGCGCTGGCATCCACCAACAAGCGCTTCGGCGTGGGCGGCGGCAGCTACGAGCTGACCGCGCGCTTCTCCAACCTGGGACAGCTGCGCAAGCAGGCGCCGGTGAAGATCGGTGGCGTGGTCATCGGCCAGGTGGCCGACATCCGGCTGGACCCGGTCAAGTTCGATTCCCTGGTGACCCTGTCGATCGACAGCCAGTACAAGGACCTGCCGGCCGACACCGCCGCCGGCATCTTCACCAGCGGCCTGCTGGGCGAGAACTACATTGGCCTCTCGCCGGGCGGTGACCCGGAGGTGCTGAAGCCCGGCGCGGAGATCGCCTTCACCCAGCCAGCGGTGGACCTGCTGCAGCTGGCCGGCAAGTACATGTTCAGCGGCGGCGCCAACAATGCCGACGCAGGCTCCGGGGAATCCCCGGCCAGCGGCGAACCTGCCGCGCCCCCCGTTACGGAAGAACCCACGCCATGAAGAACCCGATCAAGCCCTCCCTCCTGTCCGTCGTGCTGTCGGCCGCGCTGCTGGCCGCCGCGCCGGTCGCCGTGTCGGCGCAGACCGCCGCACCGGCGGCCGCCACCCGGCAGGCCAGCGCCAGCCAGGTGGTACTGGGCAGCAGCACGCGCATCCTGACCACGCTGGAGCAGCGCCGCGCCGAGTTCAAGTCCAATCCCGCCGCGCTGCGCCAGTTCGTCACCAGCGAGTTCAACACGCTGTTCGACGGCGACTACGCCGCCCGCCTGGTGCTGGGTGTGCACGGCCGCGGTGCGTCCGAGGCCGACGTGAAGCTGTTCGGCCAGGCCCTGACCGAGCGCCTGCTGTCGGCCTACGGCGCGCGCCTCTCGGACTTCAACGCGCGGTTGAAAGTGCGGGTGAAGTCGGAGTCGCCGCTGCCCGGCGGCCGCGGCGTGAAGGTCGACACCGAATTCGTGCAGCCCGACCAGACCGTCACCCCGATCACCTTCTACGCGCGCAATGTCGGCGGCCAGTGGAAGGTGTTCGACGTGCTGCCGGAAGGCGTGTCCTTCGTGCAGACGTTCAAGACCCAGTTCGACACGCCGCTGCGGCAGAAGTCCATCGCCCAGGTGGCGGCGGACCTGAAGTCCGGCAGGCTGCAGGTCAACGGCAGTGCCGGCGGCAACTGACGCCGGCCTCCGCCGCGACGGCGACGCGCTCGTGTTCACGGGCGCGCTGGACCGCAGCGCCGCCGCCACGCTGTGGCCGCAGGCCTCGGCGCAGCTGGCCGGCGTGCAACGCATTGTCCTGACCAACGTCACTACCGTGGACAGCGCCGGGCTGGCACTGTTGGCCGAGCTCGCCGCCCGGCTGCGCGCCGGCGGCAGCGCGCCGCGTTTCGAAGGACAGCCCGCGGGTCTCGCCGACCTGCAGGCCGCTTACCGTTTGACGCCGGAACTGGATTTCCCGGCCTGACCCCTCCCCGCCGTTTCCCAGGAATCAGGATGACTCTGTTCCGCCTCAGCACCGTGGTCCTGCTGGCCGCCCTGACGACCGCATGCGCCTCGGCCCCGTCACCGTCGGCGAATGCGCCCGCCGAGGCGGTGGTGGTCGACAGCACGGCCACCGCGGCAGCCTCGCTGCCGCCCGAGCCGCCGATCGACCCCGCCACGATTGACGCCGCCCCCGCTATCGATGCAACCGCGGCCGGCGCCGAAGACGACTTCGCGGCGATCTATGGCCAGGGCGCCTACGACCCGGTCG harbors:
- a CDS encoding STAS domain-containing protein produces the protein MPAATDAGLRRDGDALVFTGALDRSAAATLWPQASAQLAGVQRIVLTNVTTVDSAGLALLAELAARLRAGGSAPRFEGQPAGLADLQAAYRLTPELDFPA
- a CDS encoding ABC transporter substrate-binding protein codes for the protein MKPSLLSVVLSAALLAAAPVAVSAQTAAPAAATRQASASQVVLGSSTRILTTLEQRRAEFKSNPAALRQFVTSEFNTLFDGDYAARLVLGVHGRGASEADVKLFGQALTERLLSAYGARLSDFNARLKVRVKSESPLPGGRGVKVDTEFVQPDQTVTPITFYARNVGGQWKVFDVLPEGVSFVQTFKTQFDTPLRQKSIAQVAADLKSGRLQVNGSAGGN
- the mlaD gene encoding outer membrane lipid asymmetry maintenance protein MlaD, which gives rise to MSVRGPRLEFAVGAFLLLALASLLVLALASTNKRFGVGGGSYELTARFSNLGQLRKQAPVKIGGVVIGQVADIRLDPVKFDSLVTLSIDSQYKDLPADTAAGIFTSGLLGENYIGLSPGGDPEVLKPGAEIAFTQPAVDLLQLAGKYMFSGGANNADAGSGESPASGEPAAPPVTEEPTP
- a CDS encoding MlaE family lipid ABC transporter permease subunit, coding for MPFVAATRSLGRAGLFSLSVFRASKPTRDFFAELTREIYKIGGRSLPIIAVGGAFVGLVLTLQGYRTLTTFGASDALSTLLGLSLYRELGPVLTALLFIGRAGSSIAAELGLMRATDQIKALELMAIDPVAKAVAPRFWAAVLTVPLLTGFFCSLAISASYFEAVHVLGLDNGTFWSALQNSVDFWDDFGVALLKSAVFGGTAALVAAYVGFHAEPTIEGTSVATTRAVVNASLLVLMFNFVMSALLFRS